A stretch of Methanosphaerula palustris E1-9c DNA encodes these proteins:
- a CDS encoding AAA family ATPase, whose protein sequence is MIAPDIAVKNTTALTYQQPLTELRQEISTIIVGQEAVIDQLMIALLAGGHVLLEGVPGIAKTLLIKTLSECLDCGFVRLQFTPDLLPADIIGTKIYNQNEAVFSTTKGPIFHQFVLADEINRAPPKVQSALLEAMQERQVTIQGDTFPLEEPFFVLATQNPIESEGTYSLPEAQLDRFMLKVLMTYPSLEEEIRILDRFSETVPVRPSPLLNEQQLRAMQAFTRTIYASPDIKRYVAELVDATRNPKTYGLSIGEYIACGASPRASINLVLTAKAHALLNGRGYVIPHDIKVVAHSVLRHRIIRTYTAEAEEISTDRMIDTILDTIRVP, encoded by the coding sequence ATGATAGCCCCGGATATTGCCGTAAAGAACACCACCGCACTGACATACCAACAACCGCTCACAGAGCTCCGGCAGGAGATCAGCACCATAATAGTCGGCCAGGAGGCGGTGATCGATCAGTTGATGATCGCCCTCCTCGCTGGCGGCCACGTCCTGCTCGAAGGGGTGCCCGGCATCGCCAAGACCCTGCTGATCAAGACCCTCTCCGAATGCCTGGACTGCGGGTTCGTCCGCCTCCAGTTCACCCCGGACCTCCTCCCCGCCGATATCATCGGCACCAAGATCTACAACCAGAACGAGGCGGTCTTCAGCACCACCAAGGGGCCGATCTTCCACCAGTTCGTCCTCGCCGATGAGATCAACCGTGCCCCGCCGAAGGTCCAGTCGGCCCTGCTCGAAGCGATGCAGGAGCGGCAGGTGACCATCCAGGGAGACACCTTCCCGCTCGAAGAGCCGTTCTTCGTGCTGGCCACCCAGAACCCGATCGAATCCGAAGGGACCTACTCGCTTCCCGAAGCCCAGCTCGACCGGTTCATGCTGAAGGTGCTCATGACCTATCCGAGCCTGGAGGAGGAGATCCGGATCCTAGACCGGTTCTCGGAGACGGTCCCGGTTCGCCCGTCGCCTCTCTTGAACGAGCAGCAACTCCGCGCGATGCAGGCCTTCACGCGTACGATCTATGCGAGCCCTGATATCAAGCGGTACGTCGCCGAACTGGTCGACGCCACCCGCAACCCTAAGACCTATGGCTTGTCGATCGGAGAATACATCGCCTGCGGGGCCTCGCCGCGTGCCTCCATCAACCTCGTCCTGACTGCGAAGGCTCATGCCCTGCTGAACGGACGGGGGTACGTGATCCCCCACGACATCAAGGTCGTGGCCCACAGCGTCCTTCGTCACCGGATCATCAGGACCTATACGGCCGAAGCAGAGGAGATCTCGACCGATCGGATGATCGATACGATCCTCGACACCATCCGTGTCCCGTGA
- a CDS encoding nitroreductase — MDERTMHNHTTRRRYAVLSCVMLLALLLVCVLPVLAADTVKEQIPAKNHINIQVANSDGARFDLFHNNTYYIKFDGGGLNALHITTNPAEPFGQVTNSTSTSGSFFLSDTGGRGFDDDLILMLAVQGKVPDDFKVHINSSGYQWDPVPVLNQPPDKNDLTYVDGALNETFTASDFTYAPQAWKPAGLANYPLIEGEDMKDPANTYSLLFVDTKVGALGSNSNLSGIKDSGAAKVEYSFDNLKTKTAFNTYAYNNMSNQGQGISWTNQVSETGSSGYVVYGSESLSDFTPSNTTTLDPASRSTPAHPRNGNNSGAAPTSSPAAQHPSGLMETITGWISTLFHSLGLSGSP, encoded by the coding sequence ATGGATGAAAGAACGATGCACAATCATACAACCCGGAGGAGATATGCCGTACTCAGCTGCGTGATGCTTTTGGCGCTGCTCCTGGTCTGTGTCCTGCCGGTGCTGGCCGCAGATACCGTTAAGGAACAGATTCCCGCGAAGAACCATATCAATATCCAGGTCGCCAACAGTGATGGCGCCAGATTTGATCTCTTCCATAACAACACCTATTACATCAAGTTTGATGGTGGCGGGTTGAATGCCCTGCATATCACGACTAATCCTGCTGAGCCGTTTGGGCAGGTGACCAATTCCACCAGTACCTCGGGGAGTTTTTTCCTCTCGGATACCGGGGGACGGGGTTTTGATGACGATCTCATCCTGATGCTCGCGGTTCAGGGAAAGGTTCCCGATGATTTCAAGGTCCATATCAACTCGAGCGGGTACCAGTGGGACCCGGTTCCTGTCCTGAACCAGCCGCCGGATAAGAACGACCTCACCTATGTGGACGGGGCCCTGAACGAAACCTTCACAGCATCTGATTTCACCTATGCGCCCCAGGCCTGGAAACCGGCCGGGCTTGCGAATTATCCCCTGATCGAAGGTGAGGATATGAAGGACCCGGCCAACACCTATTCGCTTCTCTTCGTCGATACGAAGGTCGGTGCCCTGGGTTCCAACAGCAATCTCAGTGGCATCAAGGATAGCGGGGCTGCAAAGGTGGAGTACTCCTTTGACAACCTGAAGACCAAGACCGCCTTCAACACCTATGCCTACAACAATATGTCCAACCAGGGCCAGGGGATCTCGTGGACCAACCAGGTCTCTGAAACCGGGAGTAGCGGGTATGTGGTCTACGGTTCAGAGTCCCTCTCCGACTTCACCCCCTCGAACACGACCACTCTGGATCCTGCCAGCCGATCCACGCCGGCTCATCCTCGCAATGGTAACAATTCGGGCGCAGCACCGACGTCATCGCCGGCAGCACAGCATCCTTCCGGTCTGATGGAGACGATCACCGGCTGGATCTCAACGCTCTTCCATTCGCTTGGACTGAGTGGGTCCCCATGA
- a CDS encoding DUF58 domain-containing protein: MMTDLKTLLRSLHTIELKTGILVEGLAAGEHRSLFKGQGIEFSEIREYVPGDDVRTIDWKVTARLNKPYIKDFSEERDQRYYFLIDGSASGSFGSDVSKAQRILEVTASLMFAAQKQHELIGLCIFTDRIEQYIPARRGRRHLIALLNTLIAFTPHPGRTDLGKVLREFTPLLKRQSSVIVISDFFTEDPARALSLLRLHHEVSAIRVTDPREHDLPDCGLMMFEDEESGEQLLVDTSDPAIRERYRLATEAATGTFTEMCRRCRVGQVDLGTDEPYDIPLKRLFCGRRAGTAGGR, from the coding sequence ATGATGACAGACCTCAAGACACTGCTCCGCAGCCTGCATACCATCGAACTGAAGACCGGTATCCTGGTGGAGGGTCTCGCAGCCGGCGAACACCGGTCCCTCTTCAAAGGACAGGGGATCGAGTTCTCCGAGATCCGGGAGTACGTCCCCGGCGACGACGTCCGGACGATCGACTGGAAGGTGACCGCCCGGCTGAACAAGCCGTATATCAAGGATTTCTCAGAAGAGCGGGATCAGCGGTACTATTTCCTGATCGACGGGTCGGCCTCCGGCTCGTTCGGCAGCGACGTCAGCAAAGCCCAGCGCATCCTTGAAGTGACGGCCTCGCTGATGTTCGCGGCCCAGAAACAGCACGAACTGATCGGTCTCTGCATCTTCACCGATCGGATCGAACAGTATATTCCGGCCCGGCGGGGACGAAGGCACCTGATCGCCCTGCTGAACACCCTGATCGCCTTCACCCCGCATCCGGGGAGGACCGATCTCGGCAAGGTCCTCCGGGAGTTCACTCCCCTTCTCAAGCGCCAGTCCTCGGTGATCGTCATCTCGGACTTCTTCACTGAGGACCCGGCCCGTGCCCTCTCGCTCCTCCGCCTGCACCACGAGGTCTCGGCGATCCGGGTCACCGATCCCCGGGAGCACGACCTCCCCGACTGCGGGCTGATGATGTTCGAGGACGAGGAGAGCGGCGAACAGCTGCTCGTCGACACCTCGGACCCGGCGATCCGGGAGCGATACCGGCTGGCGACCGAGGCCGCGACCGGTACCTTCACTGAGATGTGCCGGCGGTGCCGGGTCGGCCAGGTCGACCTCGGGACCGATGAACCCTACGACATCCCGCTCAAACGCCTCTTCTGCGGCCGGCGGGCCGGTACCGCCGGGGGGAGATAG